Genomic window (Danio rerio strain Tuebingen ecotype United States chromosome 24, GRCz12tu, whole genome shotgun sequence):
GTCAACAATCATTTTTCTGTTATGTCAAAGTATAACACACATTCaccatagaaaaaaaaagattctaatCCACTTAATTTTGAAATAATGTCTGTGCTgaagggttgtcatgatactgaataTTGGTACCAATTGGTACTGGAATTAAAAGCATCCATTTCCGCTaatatttaagtgtttttgagtagccaaaatattattaaaatgtaataagttgctTCCAAACTCATCTACAACTAGCACAGACGTTGCCACATTACACAAAATAGTCATAACTTGGAATGCTATAAGAGTAAATCatcatttattgtttacctgGTCTTTTGTCTATGATTATCAGCTTCAGCTCTTCAAacgtcagtggttcgttcacgtcaCACAGACCCATATTAATTAAGCTGCCAAAAGGAGCCATGATTTTAGTTTACCTCTTGAGTCTTCTGGTTTTTGAGTCGTTCGTTTATCATGAGGCAGCACGTGAAGAGAGATGAATAAAATCCGAAGACTCGAGAAATGAACGAATCAAAAcattttccggctctaaatgcatgactggcttctgtctttcacgcgatgaacgaacgactcaaagcACATAGAAGACTCGAAAAGGAACGAATCTTCTGCTCCACCAGCACAATTGTGCGCGTGCGCAATTAAACGAATCACTCCGAAAGGACTCAACGTTttcgagtcatacaaaagattcattcaaaatgaacgaatcgtttatgaacgacccatcactacatGTCACCGCTGTTTACCGGGCACAAACACAGATGCACGCCACTTGATCGTTTTAAAAGCCGCGAAGATGAGCTGGCGTGTCTATGGGCTGACATTTAAGAGATCCGCTGATGATTCACAGTTTTAAAATGATCCGCTGTCTCTGTATCGgtgtttgcactcggtaaacaGCGGTTAAGTGCGGTGAACTGGTGACCTTCACGGCCAAACGGCGGGGTTTAGGACCGCGCTCAACAGCGAATTTCAGTTAACTGTTACCGAAAaacagtatcatgacaacactaacAAGCTGTTAAAATGCAACCTCTTAACAGAGAAACGTTAATTAGGAAGTAATTTGAAATGGACTGAAAATATTTAACCAGCAGTGAGCTCGACAGCCATACAGACACAGTTAATTTTACACTACATATGTTCATATCATATAACTTTCTCTGTAAGTTACCATCTTAATATGTTGAAACAACAAAATACTGACCTAACAGTTACCTGGAGCATTGCAGAGTTGCTCTTGAAAGCAAAACTTCGAGGCTAAATGTAACGTTAGCCTAACGTTACCGTCTTCTTCAGAGAGTTCACAGTACAAAACTAAATGGATATAAAAGTAAGATTAGAAATCGCAAAAACAATTTAAGTAAGATCATTGGCATCGTTTAAGCTTTATCTTTAACGTTAAGGTGACCACACTGTGATAAAATCGATGGAATGACACGGTCACAAAGTGACTCATAATCAATGTTTAACAAACAAAACGCATCAAAGTACAACATATACCGTTGTGTTAGCACATTTACTCATATAAATCGATAAAATGATGTTTTAAGACGTTAAACAAGAGAGCTTACCTATACGCACGAGGGAGCAGAAAATGGCGCCGACAAAACTCCAACACGTTCTCTGCAGGGGGTAGATTGAGGGGCGGAGCTTAACAGAGCAAAGTTAACGACGTAGAATACAACTCTGATCATTTTCACCAACACAAGGGGGTGTCTTTCACCGTTTCTTGTAAAATTAACTCATTTTGAGTAAATGCAGATTAACACAGCTTAATTAACACAGCGGATTTTACtgtgtataaataaattgtaaaaatgtttactgtaatttgcttaaaatatagcagttctaaatgtgaatttctgTACAGTAAACTACTTTTTAGTGATGGTATACTTTTTAAAAtccatacattttcatacaattATACATTATTTCATACAGTTGTTACCAAATATTATCCATAGTAGCTAGCAAATCATTCTACAAGTCTATTTTTCTATGTAGCTAACATTTCCTGATGATTATACACTTAAAAAGACTTTTTGTTTATTCTTGCAGTTTTAAAAACTTGATATAAATCACACCCACACAGATGATAAATTGGAAGCAAGACATAATGACTAATGATCAAATGATTCACTTATTACACACAGGTCAGCAAACTATTTTTGGTTAAAATACTCATGAATCAAGTGACTGATTAATCAAAATGCCAAGGATAAGTTATGAAATGAAACTTGTGCTATtaacatatatacacatttttggtGTTCGTGATCTTCAGGATTACAATCATAACGTTAGCTAAAGGACTTTATCATTGGAAAATCCCAGCTAGTTTAGTAAAAGAAATTTGAAATGGCCACACAGCTTTAGCTGTGAGATTGGCGTCCTTTAGCCATAAAGTCTATTCCATGGCCTTTAAAGAGGATTACGCTCATGTTTGAGCCTGACGGGATAGCCAGGACACTGCAGACTTACGCCACAGCTGAAAGGATTTCCAGTCCTGACAGTGAGCCAAGCTACAACAgtcaacacacaaacaaacatttttaaataaactccACATAATGGACAAACATAAAATAGTTCGGCTATACATGGAGATTTCCATCATGGCTAACTTCTAGTTCAGCACTTGGTTATATTGACAATTTAGTGGATTACCTACAGTAAATACACCTAAATGTTTGGAAGATGGATTCAATTTGGGATGTtttcgatatcgcaatgtgtgtgtccacAACCGTCACGttacaggatatgcaatgttgagggACTATAGTGGATCAGCACAACAATTCAAAAAACTGGAGTATTTGCAATGTATAACCATAACAGATTGAAACTTCATTTGTATGTGTTTCAAAGGCATTCAGGcacaaaagtaaaacattttatgAAGAATAATTAATACAATGAAGACTTGACAGTGTttcattatttagtttttgtgcctgaatgctgttaaggaaaccataaagcactgtttatttgactttttttctttgctctgttgtatttattcTTGCTaccaatttgtttatatttatattcgaTTTACACGCTtacaaaatcaccccaatcaatttaaaatttaaagttgTTTTCCAATGacattcaagtcatctggtgaagtCTTATCGCAATTTATTCAACAGTTCTGTCAGGTTCTTGAATCTGAAGccgatagctgtgcgatattctgcaaataacagcactcatccAGCATCTTCACACTTCACCCTTGTTTCATCTTCACACTTCACACTTGtttattactccacccacatacaacgacaagcagaggacactacagTTGACAAATATagctgctgttgggcaacattaTGTACTTTCGAGGCTTTTTagatgagaatgtagttgtttagatggcaactatgcagtttatttataaggatagtggctATTTTACAAAttcataatttctgagagacagcgcatCGGCGGCtattagcctgtctttgagcaaagacAGCTTGcgatgttcatccacaagattgcgacagagaccacataataagccctagGAGAAACTACTTTCAAAGTACAGCTGATCGAATTAtcattaaacaggtaaatgactttcttaatcgatctctctctctcttttgtatgttgtggtgctgtatttatatcataGTAATATCGTGATTTCCCGAttgaaatactgggaaatctttgTAGAGTGATGGCATGGAAtgcagttcagccttataatcttaaaatgtgagcaaaatcacctgttttatcGTTACTgtagatattacgctagagaatcattcaaacactagctgtaaagtgacgttggtgaagcaGCAACggattctgctgttctgacatctgctgcagatgtgaatgaatgacgGACGAAAGTAGTTTCtaatggtgctttcacacctgccttagttcagttgaatcgcactagagttagttttccctcttggtgcagttcgtttgggcaggtgtgaatgtagcaatcatactcgagtgcacaccaaaagcggaccaaaaaagcgtaccgagacctacTTGAAGAGGTGCTCTTGGTACGCCTttaaatgaaccctggagcggttcgtttgtggtgagaacatgatccaaactaaaacagacccaactgcaaaaagtactgcgccctttttagactaatccagctgccgtaggccgatgcgctgcgCATTATGGAATGTGGAGAAAAAAATgagttgacagcgctttaccaacaaagAGAGAAAGtggaaaacattacctgacaGATCACTGGTAATATTTCCGgcagatgaccatgtcgcagtttggCTAAATCATTTGCAAtgtcttaaaacattgtttttcagccgcacctcattcttgaaatgtatagtttgtctaaagtgatgtttacaaaCTATAATGAATACTATGAGCAGAGAtgcaatcagccagcgcagtcgtagcTCCATGTAGttaaaagcgacattttgtgtctgatggtttgtttacttgcggcagtttcactggcattttccagcacatgaattctgaccaatcgaaaagcagtttaggaaatacgtttaacaacatctggccaatgagtgatgtggattttgtcacatgactgcattttggttcttttctactggttcggaccaaagccagcagtgtggtgtgaaaacgacccaaagacggcagaaaatgctacaatgtatcatttattgcccttgatCCGGaacaaatgaagcgaactacagatgtgaaagcacctaaatacaaaagggtttttgagactctccgtgttcgactttctttttttatatacacgattgtgctgtccaactgttgtataaatgcaatatcacaatcgtagcagtgcgatatggctgtatatcatcactggtgggacattaAGGCCTCCAACGCAGTACCGATATACAGCAAcaatcgcactgctacaagtgtgatattgctcatatataacacagaaatattaaatatcgcaatgtcaggtTTTTACAATACCGTGCAGCGCTAGTTTCAAtcattaaatttatataaaaaaatgaaaacgtgATCATAAAAAACAAAGTGAATTGCATGAAATCAGAAAGTCAGAATTGGTTAATGTTGTTGCATGTCTGCAGTTCTGACACATTGGTGAATGATACTATTTGTCATTTTGATTCAATTCTGTGTGAAAATTGAGAATTGCAAGATGTAAACTTGCAAATTTGAGTTGCTTGGTGACTTAATTTGTTCggggaaaaaaatgaatttgTCAAAATTGCAAgactttaaaggctgatttatacttctgcatcaagcacacgCTTCAGCACAACCTTCGAGTGGtcacatagccctcgccgtggtaaagtctagataggatagcTGTGGATACGCACATCAATATACAATCATTTTAGTAACACTGtacaacaattaatatttttacagtactgtgatgattgggtttaggcattaataaaacaattttttttggtaatttaataaataattttttggtACAAATActgcttttacattactgtgacggttaagGTGGGGGTAGACATCAATAAAagggaaatttaatttaatacccCTCACTGTGGCTGACGccgacctctcaaaaaatttaaccacGTCGCATAGCGCTAGCTtagtgattggtcggcttggtagctgtgaccagtgtgggcGGGGACTGAGAGCCACGGGAATTcgttggagtgagtgtttacatgTGTCGAGTTTTGTGAAGTAGAtctagagcagagatgcccaatggtaacttttgatttggcccgccagcACATCTGAAAAGAAAGCGAGAATGATGGAAAGGGTTGGAGCAAACGCCTTTGACAGAgataatcattttgaatttaACATAACATTTTGTTTCTTTGTATTATTGctgagatacaaaaaaaaaagctatgtaaaattaaatgattcaattaaattgTGCAAATGAATcagtcttttaaaatgtaaatactgtcacttgatagGACAATGCACAAGTTATCTGCGAGCAAATCAAGGTGAAGGCAAGAGCAGCTCAACCagtgtatttagcattgaactCCATGGTGTTATAAATGGAACAGTTcgtgtttttactgtaataagttaatgagtttcccagtactgggttacagctggaagggcatccgctacgctgggtgacccctaataaataagggactatatGCCACaggaaatgaatgaaaaaaagttaatgatttaaagtaaaattttccattaaatttttatttttttaatattaccaaataaattaggaaattccCCTTGGCAAATTTATTGTAATACAGTTCGGTATGTATTCAGCCCACAATCAAGTGTAGTCTTTGGCCCTTTATAGGAATAGCTTGGGCAGCCCtgctctagatggaaactgttgttttgggcTTACCTTATTGTaatgttgttgcatgtccgcctgTTTCTGCCTTTGAATGAGCATGTTTTAGCTACTTGAACATTAAggtaggggaaaaaaaaaaaaaaaaaaactgccagcTAGTGTTACAGAATGGTTATTGCAGAGTAACACATACAGCacccagaagtataaatgcacaaggCAGGCACTGTGGGTCACATCACTCGACGCAgaggtataaatcagcctttagcaaGCATCACAAGCCGCTTGGTCAACCTTTTATTGATAGGCTATCATTGTTTTAATTGCTTATTACCATTTATCAGAGTTGTGCAAGTATATTATACAATGCAAGCGTAGGCCAAAAAAATAATTTGAGTGCACCTTAAAGGGTAATGAATGTACACAAGTCAAAATTGACAATTAAAGATGTACACACAATAGCCTTAATTGTAAAAAACAGCCTTACAACATAATGACAACTTTTCCTTTGACTTCACACCAAACTGTGTGAAACAGATGCACAAACCTTTCATTTCAGCCATCTAGATTTAAACTTCTCTTCTGAGTCCTGAAATAAGATTAAAGCTTTGCTACATAATGGTTTATCATACTCCAATAAAAAGACAAACAGCCCCATGTGCAAAGTCACATACATTTTATTGTCCTTGGTAAAAAGATCATGCAGTTGAGTGTATCTATCATAAAACATTCACAAGCATCAACAAATATTCAGTATCTAATCCAGACCAGCCTGGAATTAGTGGTCCGGTTGAGGTCATTATGAAGATTCGAGCTTGaaacaactgcaaaaaaaaaaaaaaaaaaaaaacccaaacagtTTTTACCCTGCTGTCAGTGTTGTTAGCATATGGTCACAAAAACCCTGCCATGAATGTACTAGGATTGCTACATGCTGGTGCAGTCCTGTAGAAAACAGCCCCCCCTTTTAAAAACCGTGAACCTTCAACTGCTCCTCTTTTACAATGTTGATCTGTGGGTGGGGAGAGAAATTAAGTTAGTATcagtgtattatttaaaaaaaaaaaaaaaaaaaaaaaaaaaaaaaaaaaaaagtttaaaagccATGTTAGCatccaaggctattttcatgacaacaacaacaataataataacaatagcaaaAACAAGTTgtacaataattttattaaattaaaaacaaattgtaCACAAGATtcatgaaaagaaaaaatatatatatgtagtatGCTTAAATGCCATGTCAGCATCTTAGGCCATTTTCACGACAAAAGCATAAACGTTATTAATTTCAATAATAacattgattattattaataataataaaaattataaaaagcaGCCAAACAAGTTGTGCacaacatttatgaataaaatcaTACACCAAAAATGCCATGTTTGCATCTATTTTCataagtataaataataataataataaaaagctaaAAACTAGTTGTACAAGTAGCATCTTGGGCTACTTTAACAAGcataaatgttgttgttgttattattattattaatataaataatgcaaCCAAACAAGTTGTACAAAAGatttatgaataaaatgaaaGTAACTAAAATGCCATGTCAACATATTAGACTAAagcaaaaagcataaaaaaaattaagcgattttttttttttttttttttaactaaatggtATTTAAATGCCATCTCAGGATCTTAGGCCATTTACATGGCAAAAAAGATACaagtacaaataataataataataataatagcaactaatcaagtttttttaaataaaaatagtacatCTAAAATGCCATGTCAGCATCTTAAGCCAGTTTcctgaccaaaaaaataaaacaaatataaacactgAGAATTTTAATATAAATTCCACTGAGAAACAGCTTGCGTTAGCACTCCACACAtcaactgaaaacacacacacacttgcctcTAGCAGAAACTGACAGATATTCTTCCTCTGGTCTCCCTGTAGCTGAATCACCTCTCCATACTCCGGGTGCTCGATCACTGTCCCATTGCAGGCAAATTTCTATTTGATAAAACACCATCATATTACTCTGTGCCAGAAAACACTTCAGGAAAACGTCATCAGTAATCGAGTCAGACGTTACCTTTTTGAAAGCTTTCACAAGCTTCTTTTTATCATAATCATCAGCGATGCCTTGCACTGTGGTCAGTGTTTTGCGGCCGTTTCGTTGCTGAATCCTTATATGGATTTTATCCTCCGTCCCCGCCGGGAGCAAGTCGTCACCCTTAGTTGCATCAGCAAAGGGATCTAAAAAGAGCCACAAACACTTCAGTTCCACTGCTGAGAGAATGTGGATTACAAAACATCTTGTGCACTTACAAATTAACAAATGCAAGCATTTATATGGACTAGATTTAAAATTTGAATAGAAATGCGAGTGATAGCGATAAATTAGAATATATatgcagctttcatcattaagATGGGGCCTTTTAGGTCACTTCCTAACCCACATAATCCATTCAATTCAGTTTAGAAGCGCACATTTACATAAATAGACCCTTTTGGAGCAAATCAGTGTAAAACATCCAAGACTGCATTCTGTCCTTCATAATTATTgctttatgtatatattattaataataataataataataaaaagggttctagccatttacatttaaaatacaacgTTACATATAGATGATAGACAGAATAGTCCATAATAATAGATCTAacgatttattaattaaatactaAATACATGGTAGACACCGCATTAAAAACATGGTagcacatttcattttataatgaaatccttttttaaagaaaacgaCTCTGGAATGAATgagattaaaaacatgaaaaaatattaacatatgaCGACTAGTTTTCTTATACAAACAATTTTCATCATTAAAATGGGGATTTTTAGGTCTCTTCCTACCACACAATGCATTCAGGCCAGTTTAGAAATGCTTATTTACATAAATTGAACATTGAGCAAATTAGTGTAAAAAATGTAGATGGTATTCTGCCCTTCATAACGACGTGTAAAAATGTTCTAGCtaatcatttataatatataGACATGCATGATGAAAAGAGCAGCCCACAATAATATATCTCACGGTTtactaatttatattaaatacatgGTAGATGCCACTATAAAAACatagtaacatttaaaataagccAAGTTGTGACCATTTTATAATAACTGTGGAATGAATGTGACGACATGAAAATATTAACACAAGTTGACCAGTTTCTTAATACAAGtaatttatcattaaaatatgGACTTTTAGGTCACTTCCTACCACACAATGCATTTAGGTCAGTTTAGAAAAGCTAATTTACATAAATTGACCATTTTGAGCAAATCAGTGTATAACATTGACTGCATTCTGTCCTTCATAAAACTGAATATGCGTATAAAAAGGTTCTGGCtacttatttttaatacatatacacacatagaTAGAAAGAATCTCACAAAAATAGATCtaaatgattgattaaatacatgaCGGATACagcgtaaaaaaaaataaataaaaatggcaacATTGAAAATAAGTTGTGACCATTTTATAACTACAATGACTCTTGAATAAATGCAATTAAtgacagttttaaaatattttaacaaattattagtttcattttaaaaacgGTTTATTAAGATGGGGGGCTTTTCGGTCACTTCCTATCACACATGGTCAGTTTAAAAATGCCAATTTGCATGAATTTGGACCGTTTTGGAGTGAATCAGTGTAAAACACTTCTTCAGACTGTACTCTGTCTTTCATAATTCTGAATAGGCGTATAATAAAAGGATTTTAGCCATTTACTTTTAATATATAGATGTATAGATGGATTATAGAAAGAGTAGCCAATAGTAATGCATCTAAACTAATTGCATGACAATAGATGCCACATTAAAAACATGGTAACACCTAAAATAAGCCAAGTTGTGATCATTTTAAAACTACGACCACTAATAAATGTGATTGgcatatgaaaaaatatgaacaTAAATGGCGACCAGTTTCCTTATACAAAGTTTATCAACAAAATTAAAACTTTTGGGTCATGTCCCATCACAGTGCATTCAGTTTTTTTACACTGATTCACATACATTTGGACCATTTTGAGCAAATCTGCATTCTgtccatcataaaaaaaaatgctgaatatGCGAAAAGATAGAAAGATTAGCTCACAAAAATATACAtctaatgatttattaattaaatacatgGTAGATACCACGTTAAAAACACTAACACTGAAAATAAGCCAAGTTATGATCATTTTATAACTATAACGACTCTACAATAAATGTGATTGagatatgaaaaatatgttaatgAAAGAACCAGTTTCCTTATACAAACAGTTTTCATCAACAAAATGGAGACTTCTAGTTCATTTCCCATCACACAATGCATTCAGGTCAGTTTTTACATTGATTTACAAACATTTGAACCATTTTGAGTAAATCAGTGTAAAACATTCAGACTGCATTCTGTCCTTTATCacacaaaaaaagctaaatatgcaaataaaaagcgttttagctattattttttattatatatagaaaGATGGAAATATTAGCTAAAAAATACAtctaatgatttattaattaaatacatgGTAGATACCACGTTAAAAACACTAACACTAAAAATAAGCCAAGTTATGACCATTTTACAAAAGATAACGACTGTGGAATGTGTAAAATATAGGCTTTAAACACATGGGATTATGAGGATTAAAGGCTTAGCAGACATTTTTCATGACCTTTGCTTTAACTTTTAATTACGGCAGCTTCTTACTGTAACTACTCTGAGTTTATAATGTTACACAagaaaaatatttgattaaaatgtaGTATAGTCGTCAATGGAGTCCTCGaggaaaacaaaatttaaaatacatgtttttctCCCTAATGTTTATTCTCGTGATATTTTAAGATGTTcaataaataagtttaataaaatgTCGGCAGAAATGCATTTGTTTGCATTAAAACCAAGCGACAGCAAGAAACAATGCGCTGCTGCCGCCTTTGTAAACTCGACGCGAGCAACTTACCGAAGGACTGGAGGTTCTGTATATTGGACATGCGATATTACTGCGGTTACTTCGACGGATGAAAGATGTCGGCGATCGGAGCCGCTTAAACCAGCAGTTATTTTACAAAACAACGTCGAAATCACCGAGCGGCTGCTTGTAATCTGCCTTAAGGCGAGTCGCAGTGAGTCTGTAGCGCGTGGCTCAGAGCGGAAGTGCTTTAATGCGCGATGACAAAAGCCTGTAAGTGAATGTGCAGCTGCGCTTAATTTAGcggatatatgtatatatgttgaTAAATAAACGCGCTTCTTTAGGTTCACTTTGTTTGTTACTTTTGtgtatttagtttatattttaatttaagtagttactaagaaaaaaataagcaccAATTccatcaaaaacaaataaacaagttgCTGTTTATACGTGTGGGGTTTTAATCAGTAGCGATTTTAAGAGTTTTTATGTTCGTATTATTCTATATGATGtattttttagataaataaatatgtacagcAGCCATATTAAGTGTGTATGTAAACCATTCAGTGGCGGAAGCGTtgtaagattattttattataattatttcggCAGTTTTCTGGCACGGGGAATGGTTAAACATAGTAAAATAGCCCTCTTGCAAGAATAGCATTTAAtccgtattattattttttaaatatatggaaTTATAAACGCTTTATTTTCTAGCGGATTTACTCAATATTGTGGGTCTTTAAACAACCCGGAAGTAAAGCCACACAAGCGCTTGGCTCACAGTTAAACGCTTGTAGACAATTACAGCACACCATTTTGTTTGCAGCGTAATTTCGtgctattataaaaaatatttatgcatTCCAGCGTGCTGTTTTATGGcatatatatacattaaacatCGTGATAATATGTTGTACTGGCTACGAGCCCCTTCATCTAGGGATTATAGTATTGCGGCATCATGATACATGAACACTAGATGGCGCTAAGGAGTGATTATTTGgcttatataaattaaataaagtaatacttattaaaaattataaaacaaaaagaaagatgtgaTTTCATTTggttaaagtaaataaattgatatatgtttatatatatatttctacataacataaaatattattatttgaagTAGGCTATAGAtatatgggacattctaccatGAATGTACATtgtctgtccctgaaataaaaacataaataaattgaatgaaaAGTATGTGTTTTAcgcatgccctttcagctgcaacccagtactggaaaacacccatacactctcacattcacacacactcatacacatcaGACAATTTCACCTACACCGCAtatccttggactgtgggggaaacccacgggGTAAACATaaaaactttacacagaaatgccaactgattcagccgaggctcgaaccagtgatcatcttgctgtgaggcaatcgtgctaccctgCGCCACGTGACGCCCCTACATTGGTTTTGTTAacttttatgtaattattaaaattgtttaatgtttcatttaaaaaaaaaaaaacatttgtatgatttgtttttacattacatgaaattattattattactagtttttaaaataagaattaaGAATGCAATATTTGGTGAAATAAACCTGATTTTTGATCACAACAAgcgaaaacatttatttaaaaaaaactcaaaattaattcaattcatttaacattttactcaaagttAGGATctttatgcaaatatttatttgggggtgttttaaaatattgaaaaccCAACCCATTGaaatctttaatgttctacttcAAGGGCTCCCAAAACTTTTTAGTCcctgacccctaaaataacaatgccagtgacttgtggCGCCCAATTACCTCTTAGGTGTTATAGATATGCAAATGTTGCTCatacaacaataggcctatatacaCACGAGCATATTCATAACACAAAAAtctgcaacagtctaacaaccatatcattttcattcattcattcattttcttttcggcttagtccctt
Coding sequences:
- the eif1b gene encoding eukaryotic translation initiation factor 1b, with protein sequence MSNIQNLQSFDPFADATKGDDLLPAGTEDKIHIRIQQRNGRKTLTTVQGIADDYDKKKLVKAFKKKFACNGTVIEHPEYGEVIQLQGDQRKNICQFLLEINIVKEEQLKVHGF